The Macaca fascicularis isolate 582-1 chromosome 1, T2T-MFA8v1.1 genome includes a window with the following:
- the BLACAT1 gene encoding bladder cancer associated transcript 1, whose amino-acid sequence MPQFTFACFCGLHGFCKMKRKKEEVHRERETAV is encoded by the coding sequence ATGCCCCAGTTCACTTTCGCCTGCTTCTGTGGTCTCCATGGCTTCTGcaaaatgaagaggaagaaggaggaagttCACAGAGAGCGGGAGACGGCGGTGTGA